The nucleotide sequence GTCGGTGCGGAGGGCGGCGGCGAAGTCTTCGCCCGCGGCCTCCAGTTCCCCGAGGGCGAGGCGGGCCTGGCCGCGCTTGAGGTAGACGCGTTCAAGGGAGAAGGGGTGGGCGGCGCGGATCTGGACGCTGAAGTCCTCGATGGCCCCGGGGTAGTCATCCAGCCCGAGCTTGGCCTCGGCGCGGCCGGAATAGGCCAGGTAGGCGACCGGCATGAGGTCGATGGCGATCGTGAAGTCGCGGAGGGCGCCGTAGAAATCGCCGGTCTCGTTGCGCACGAAGCCGAGGCCGGTGAAGATGCTGACCAGCTTGGGGTAGCGGCGGAAGGCGTCTTGGAACGCGAGGAGGGCACCGGCGGCGTCGCCGGAGGATTGGAGGTTGAGGGCGTTTTCCAGGGCGGCGCGCGCCTCGTTGGGGGAGAACTGGAGCGCCATGTCGAGGGCGCGCATGGCCTCGACATACTCCTGCTTGAAATAGTGGCCCTCGGATTGCTCGAGCAGGCGGTCAGCGAGTTCCTCGTTGGAAAACGGATTGGGGGCGGGAGCCTCGGTGGCGGGCGGCGGGGTGGGTTCCGGCGCGGCTGCCGGCGGGGCGTCGGTGCCGCGCAACGGGAGCAGGCCCAGGATCAGACTGGCGAGGAGGGCGCGTCCCGGCGTCAGGTGCATGGCCGGGGAGCAGAGGCGGGGCGGGGGGACAAGTCGAGCCCGGGTTGGTGGGAAGCGGCCGATCCGCTTCAGCTCTGGGGCTTCAGCTGGCCGAGGAGGTTCCGGAATTCCGGGTCGGTCTTGAGGATTTCCAGATCGGGGTCCTGGAGCATCCAGTCGGCGTCATCGTAACCGAGGGAGACGGCCTTGCGGAGGGACTGGAGGGCGGCGGGGCGCTTTTTGCAGAGGGCGAGGGAGCAGGCCAGGTTGTAGTGGGCCGTGGCGTTGTCGGGCTCGAGGCGGACGAGCTTGCGGTCCATCTTCAGGCCGTCGGCGATGCGCCCGACCTTGGTGTAGAGCCCGCCGAGCAGGCCGACGACCTCGGTGTAGGCGGGGCAGCGGCGGTGGACCGCCTCGTAGAACTCGATTTCGAACTGGGGATCGGGCTTGGGGGACCGGGACATGATGGGGCGATTGCCGAAAAAGGGCTGGTCACTTCTTGGTCCGGTTCGGACAGCGGCCATTGCCGCGGAAGGCGATGCACTGGGCGCTGACCTGCAGGCGCTGCGTGATGGGCTTGAGGCCGAGCTTCAGTGAGACGGTGCTGCCGTACCATTCCATGAAGGGCGCGCTGATCTCGAAGATCTTGTCGCAGTCCACGCACACGACCTGGGCGACCTGGCTGCTGCCACCCTGGGTGGCGGGACGGTAGAATTTCTCACCGGTGCCGATGTCCACCTCGCGGAGCACGTGGCTGCCGGTCATGAGGGGGAGGGTGCGGTAGACGGTGGCGCGGGAGACCGAGTCGTCGATGAGCCGGGCCCGGTCGAGCAGTTGCTCGGCGGTGAAGTGGTCGGCCTGGGCCATGGCGGCGTTGAAGATGGCCAGGCGCTGGTTGGTCACGCGGTGCCCCTGCTCAGTCAGGTAGGCTTGGAATTTTTCGCGGGCGGATACGTCACTCACTACGGGTATGTCGGCGGGGGGCGCGGGACCTGTCAAAATCAATCTGTGGGCATGGATTGCGGGGAAATAGGGTTGGGCGGAAAACACATTGCCTCGTCCCGGCGGCCCACGCTCACTGGACCCCATGATCGTGGGTGTCCAGCCGCTGGCGGGTTTTGACAAGCTCCTGCACTACAAGGTGCCGGAACACCTGCGGGCGGAAATCCACCGCGGGTCGCTGGTGCGGGTGCCGATCCTCAACCGGCCGCAGGTGGGGCTGGTGCTGGAGGCGGACACGATCGCCGACGTGCCGGTGGAGCGGTTGAAGAACATTCTGGAGGTGATGCAGGACTATCCGGCGCTGACCCCCGACCTGCTGGCGTTGGCGAAGTGGATGCATGTGTATTATGCTGCGCGGATGGAGTCCGTGCTGGAGGCCATGATCCCGGCCGCGGTGCGGGACGGCACGCGGTTGAAGGAGGAGCGATTTCTCGGTCTCGCGCGGCCGGCGACGCCCGATGAGCTAGTGGCCTTGAAGAAGAAGGCGCCGCAGCAGGCCCGCGTGGCGGAGTTCCTGGCGCAGCAGTTTCAACTGGTGAAGAAATCCCTGTTGTTGTCGCGCCTCGGCGTCACGGCCGCCGTGGTCACGGCGCTGGTGAAACGCGGTTTGGTGCGGGAAGAGGTCCGGCACGTGGAGCGCGTGGCCTACGCGGACAACTGGAGCGGCGGCGAGGTGGTCACGGGGCTGCCGCCGAAGCTCAATCCGGAGCAGACCGCGGTGGTGGACTCGGTGGGCGAGAGCCTGACGAAAGGCAAATTTGCCGTGCACCTGTTGCACGGGGTGACCGGGTCCGGGAAGACGGAAGTCTACCTGCGCGCCGTCGAGCAGGTGCTGGCGGCGGGGGGCAGTGCGATCTACCTGGTGCCCGAGGTGGCGCTCACCCCGCAGACCGTGTCGCGCCTGCGTGGGCGGTTTGAGGCGGCCGGGCACCAGACGGTGGTGTGGCACAGTCATCTGGGGGAAGGCGAGCGGCTGGACGGCTGGACGGCGCTGGCCTCGGGCAAGGCGCGCGTCGTGGTTGGCGCGCGCTCGGCGATCTTTGCACCGGTGCGCGACCTGCGGCTGATCGTCGTGGATGAGGAGCATGAGCCGGCCTACAAGCAGGACGAAACTCCGCGCTATCATGGTCGGGACGTGGCGGTTTATCGCGCTAAGCTGGCCGGGGCGACCTGCCTGCTGGGCTCAGCCACGCCGTCGCTGGAGTCGTTCGCGAACGTCAAGAGCGGGAAGTACCGGCTTGATGTGCTGACCAAGCGGGTCGACGACAAAAAGATGCCCGACATCCAGATCGTGGACATGCGCATTGAGGTGATGCGGCAGCGCGGGCTGGTGACCTTGTCGCGGCTGCTGGTGAACCACATGCAGGCGCGGTTCGAGCGGCGGGAGCAGACGATCCTTTTCATCAACCGGCGCGGCTACTCGTCGAGCATGCAGTGTCGGAAGTGCGGCCACGTGGAGCAGTGTCCGCATTGCAGCGTGGCGATGACCTATCACCGGGCGGATGAGACGTTGAAGTGCCATTTGTGCGGCCACCAGCGCGGCTCGCCGGCGGTGTGTCCGAGTTGCGCGGCGCCGGACATTCGGTGGCGCGGCCTCGGCACGCAGCGGGTGGAGGAGGCGGTGCGGCGGGTGTTGCCGCGGGCGCGGATGGAGCGGATGGACACGGACACGATGTCGAAGAAGCATCGGTTCCGGGAGATCCTCTCGGAGTTCCGCGCGGGCAAGATCGACGTGCTCATCGGCACGCAGATGATCGGCAAGGGCCTGGATTTCCCGAACGTCACGCTGGTGGGGCTGGTGGACGCGGATTTGTCGATGCATGTGCCAGATTTCCGGGCGAACGAGCGGACCTTTCAACTGCTGGTGCAGGTGGCGGGCCGGGCGGGGCGGGGCGACCGGTCGGGAGAGGTGGTGGTGCAGACCTTCACGCCCAAGGCCGACGCGATCCAGTACGCGAAGCGGGCGGATTTTGACGGCTTCGCCGAAGTGGAGCTGGGGGTGCGGAAGCAGTTCCAGTATCCGCCGTACCGGCATTTGATCCATCATCTCTTCCGCGGGAAGAACCCGGAGAAGATCAAGTTTTACGCCGAGCACTGGGTGAAGCAGGTGGAGAAGGCGCTGGGCAGCGCGGTCGAGATGCGGGGGCCCACGCCGTCCCCGATCGAGAAAGTGAAGGACGAGTACCGGTACCAGATCTGGTATTTCTGCGCCCGGGCGACGAAGGTCGTGCCGGAGTTGGTGCGGCTGCAGGCCGAGATGAAATGGCCCGACGATGTCACGCAGATCCTGGATGTGGATGCGATGAGCTTGATGTGACCACGGCGGCAGGCCGGGCCAGTTTGGGCTTTATCTGTGTTCATCCGTGTTCATCTGTGGTTCAGTTTTTCCAGCACGAACGATGAAAATCTACTTCATGGGTATCGGTGGGACGGCGATGGGCAATGCGGCGCTGTTGGCGCGCGCGGCGGGGCACGAGGTGCTCGGGGCCGACACGGGAGTGTATCCGCCCATGAGCACCGTGCTGGCGGCGGCCGGCATCGAGGCGCATGAGGGCTACGATCCCGTCCGGTTGGAGCGGCTGAAGCCCGACCTGGTGGTCATCGGCAACGCCATGTCCCGCGGCAATCCCGAGGTCGAGTGGCTGCTGGACACGCGGGCTCTGGCCTTCGCCTCGCTGCCGGCGCTGCTCGCGGACTTTGTGCTGAAGGGGCGGAAGAACATCGTGATTGCCGGCACGCACGGGAAGACGACGACCACCGCGTTGACGGCCTTCCTGCTGCGCGAGAACGGCCGCGACCCGGGCTTCCTGATCGGCGGTGTGCCGCAGGACCCGCCGGTGGGCAACCACCTCGGCGCGGCGGCCGATCCCTTTGTGATCGAGGGCGACGAGTACGACAGCGCGTTCTTCGACAAGCGCAGCAAGTTCATCCACTACGCCCCGCATGTGGCGGTGCTGAACAACCTGGAGTTCGATCACGCCGACATTTTTCGCGACCTGGCGGACGTCCAGCGCACCTTCCTGCACCTGGCGCGCATCGTGCCGCGCAACGGCTGGATTGTGATCAATGGCGACGATGACAACCTGCGGGCACTCGGGGCCTTCCCGTGGACGCGGGTCATCAAGGTTGGCACCGGCGAGGGGAATGATGTCCGGATCACCGCCTTTGCCGAGTCACCGGCGGGGGTGACGTTCACCCTGGTCTGGCGGGACGAGGAACCGCAGGTCGTGCGGTGGAACCAGCCGGGCCTGTTCAACGCGCGGAACGCCGCGATGGCGGCGGTGGCGGCGGCGCTGGCGCTGTTTCCCGACGACCCGACGCAGCTCAAGCTCGATGGGTTGGCCCGCTTCCGCGGAGTGAAGCGCCGGCAGGAACTGCTGGTGGACACGCCGCGGCTGAAAGTGATCGAGGATTTTGGCCACCATCCGACGGCGCTGGCGGAGACGATCACGTCCCTCCGCGCCCGGTACCCGGGGCTGGTGTTGAGCGCGGTCTTTGAACCGCGCAGCAACACCGCGCGGACGAAGGTGATGCAGGCTGGGTTCACGCGGGCTTTGGCTCTGGCCGACGAGGTGTACATCGGGGCGGTGAGCCGCGCCGAGAAGCTGAAGGCGGAGGAGCGATTCGATGTCGAGGCGGTGCTCCAGCATCTCGAGGTGCAAGGGGTGCATGCTTACACCGCGGAGACCAATGCGGCTTTGAAGGAAAAACTCACGGCCACGATCCGGGGGGCGGCCCAGCCGCAGCTGGTCGTGTTCTTCACCAACGGCTCGTTCGACGGGATTATCGGGACGTTTGTGGCGGAAAACCGGGCGCCCGGCAACGGATAGAGGGCGGGCGGCGAACAACCCGTCCGGAGGCCCGGTTCCACCCCGCGGTGGGACGTCGCCGGGCGATCACGCCGTCGGCATGATCAGGGCTAGGCGGCGGGCCGGTCGCGGACCGGGACGGTGGGATCGGCGGGCTTCGCGGCGCGGAAGCCGGGCAGCAGGGCCTCGACGGTGGATTTCAGCGCGGGCAGGTAGACGGGCTTTATGAGGTAGTCGTCCATGCCGGCGCCGATGCATTTCTCGCGGGTGCCGGGGGCGGTCAGGGCGCTGACGGCCACGATCGGCACATGGCGGCCGGGAGCCTCCTCGGCGCGGATCTGGCTGGCGGTGGCGAAGCCGTCCACCTCCGGCATCTCGAGATCGGTGAAGATGATCGCATACCGGTTGGCCGCGGCGAGCTTGACCGCTTCCGGGCCGCCCGAGGCGAGGTCGGCCTCGAGGCCGAGGCGGCGGAGCATGACCTTGAGCAACTCGCGGTTGAGGCGGGCGTCGTCCACCACGAGGGCCCGGGTCCAAAGCGGGACCGGCGGGGCGGTGTCGCCGGCGGCGGGTTTGTAGCCAAGACCGCAGGCATCGGCCGAGTCGCTGGCGAACATGAACGTGAAGGTGGTGCCCTGGCCCACGGTGCTCTGGAGGGTGATGGTGCCGCCCATCAGGTCGCTGAGGCGCTTGCTGATCGCCAGGCCCAGGCCGGTGCCGCCGTGGTGTCGGGTCGTCGAGGTGTCGGCCTGACTGAAGGCGCGGAAGAGCAGGGGGATCTTGTCGGCCGGGATGCCCACGCCGGTGTCGGCGACCTCCAGCGTGAGGCGACCGTGCTGGGCGGTGCCCGGGTCCGGTTGCCAAGTGGCGCGGACGGTGACGGAGCCTTGGGTGGTGAATTTCAGGGCGTTGCTGAGCAGGTTCAGCACGATTTGGCGGATCCGGGTCGGATCACCGAAGAGGGTGAGGGTTTCCGGTAGCTGGTTGTCGAAATTCAGCTGGAGCTGCTTTTGGGCGGCATGCGCGGACATGAGTTCCATGACCTCGTGCACCAGCAAGGCGGGGGCCCAGGCAATGTGCTCGAGCTTCATGGCGCCGCTCTCGGCCTTGGTGTAGTCAAGGATGCCGTTGAGCAGGGTGAGCAGGCCGCTGCCGGCGCGGTTGATCGTGTCGACGTAGCGGCGCTGCTTGGGGTTGAGCTCGCTGTCGGCGAGGATGCTGGCGAAGCCGAGGATGGCGCTGAGGGGGGTGCGCACCTCATGGCTCATCAGGGCGAGGTATTCGCTTTTCGCGGCGCTGGCGGCGAAGGCGGATTCGCTGGCCTGCTCGAGCCGGTTTTGGATCTCCTTGCGTTCCTCGATCTCGGCGCGGAGGCGGGAAATGAAGGCGCCACTCGCGAGGAGGATGGCGACGAGCACCAGGGTGATGCCGAGCACGAGGGCCCGGATGCTGCCGAGGGCCTTGAGCCAGGTCTCGGCGGGGTAGTCGATACCCACCCCGGCCTCGATCCGGCCGTCGGGACTGTAGATCGGGGCAAAGGAGGAGACCCAGACGCCCCAGCGATCCGCCATGATCTCGGATTCGAACACGGTCTCTCCGGCCAGGGCTTGGTAGAATTTCGGGGTGGCCTCGTCGTAGAGCTCGCCGATCGGGGTGCGGGCTTCTCGATCCTCATCATACTTGCCGTCGCGGTCGTAGTCCGTCTCCGAATCGACGATGAGGTGGATCCGGCCGGCGGCATCCTGGCGGTAGGTGTAGATGTCCGCGATCGTGCGGTTGGCGGCGAGCCAGGTTTTTTGATGGTTGATGATCTCGAGGTAGAGCGGGTCGTCCGCCAGAGTGGCCTCGTTGATCCGATCGTGGCCGTGCTGCGACAGTTCGGCGGCATAGGTCGGACCGAAACCGGCGAACAACTCCCGGAGGCTGTCCATGCGGCTGCGTCCGGCCCATTCGGCGGCGACGGTGCCCAGGACCGCGAGCACAAGGGCGGCGAAGTAGAAGCGGCATGAGATACAAGGCCCGCTGCCACGTTGCGAGAGACGGCGCCGCAGCATCCAGCAGGCGATCGCGACAAACGTCAGCAGGATGATCGCATCGCCGCGAAAGGTGAGGAAGAGATGTTGGGCTTGGAGCATGGCGGCCGCGCCTCTCGTCCGGTGCCTGCGCGCACGCCTGACCACTCGCCCGGAATCGAAATACGCCGATGACTCGTTATCGGCTGTCTTGTCCCGGTCTTTAGGGTAAAAACCCTAGGAGGTCACTGTGCCTGCTTCGCGATCTTGAACTCTTTGGGCTGCTGGCCTTTGGGGAGGGCGAGCAGATCGTAATCGTGGTATCCGGTGATCTTGACGTCCACAAATTCGCCCACCGTGAGGTCGCGGGATACGTAGATCCGGCCATCGATATCGGGGGCGTCGGCCTCGCCCCGGGCGACGCCGGGTTCCTCGACGAGGACGCGGAGCGTGCGGCCGACGTAGGATTTGGAAACCTCGGCGGCGATGCGCTGCTGGAGGGACATCAGCTGGTGCCAGCGGGCTTCCTTGACCTTGGGCAGAATCTGATCGGGCATCTTGGCGCCGCGGGTGCCTTCCTCCTGGGAGTAGCGGAAGACGCCGAGGCGCTCGAACTTGGTTTCCTCGATGAACGTGCAGAGTTCGGCAACGTCGGCGTCGGTTTCGCCGGGGAAGCCGACGATGAAGGTGGTGCGGACGGCGATGCCCGGGATGCCGGCGCGGATGCGGCCGATGAGGTTGCGGATGTAGTCGCCGCTGGTCTCACGCTGCATGCGCTCCAGCATGTGGTCAGAGATGTGCTGGAGCGGGATGTCAATGTAGCGGGCGACCTTCGGGCATTCGGCGATGGTGCGGATGAGCTCGTCGCTCCAGTGGGCCGGGTGCGTATAAAGGAGGCGGATCCAGAAATCGCCCTCGATGGCGTTAAGCTCGCGGAGGAGGGTGGTGAGGGCGGTGCCGCGGGAGGAGTCGACCGGGGTGCGCGGATTCGGGCGCTGTTCCCAGGTGTCCATGCCGAAGAAGGTCGTGTCCTGGGAAATGAGGTTCAGTTCCTTGACGCCCTCTTGCACGAGGCGGCGGGCTTCCTGGACGACGCTGTCGACCGTGCGGCTGCGGTGGCGGCCGCGGATCTGCGGGATGATGCAGAACGTGCAGGGGTGGTTGCAGCCCTCGGCGATCTTGACGTAGGCGAAGTGGGCGGGGGTGAGCCGGAAGCGGGGCGTGTTATAGTCCGGGATGTAGGTGGACTTGCCCTCGATGAAGTTGGCCGGGGCGGCCTTGGATTCGCCCTGACCGCGTTCCTTGGCGTAGATTTCCTGGATGATGGGGGCGACCTTGGTGACCTGGTCGAGGCCGATGAAGGCGTCGACCTCGTCGTGCAGTTCGGAGGAGAGGTCCTTGGAGAAGCGCTGGGACATGCAGCCCGCGACGATGAGCTTCTGTTCCTTGCGGCGCTTCTTCATGCCCTTGTGCTGGTGCACCTCGAGGATGTGGCCGATGGACTCCTCCTTGGACGAGTCGATGAAGGAGCAGGTGTTGACGATGACCACATCGGCCTTCTCGGCCTCGGGGATCACGGTCATGCCGGCCTCGTGCAGGTGACCGACCATGATCTCGCTATCGACGAGGTTCTTGGCGCAACCGAGGGAGATGAGGCTGACTTTGATCATGCGATCCGGCGTGGGCAGGGTGGCTGGCGGACAGGCCAAATGAAAACGGCCCCGACCAGGCGGGGCCGCGACAAGTGGGGGTGCTGCCGGCGGGCCTTACTTCTTTTTGGACGCCTTGATGGCGGCCTGGATCTTGGCATTGCGGCGCTTGTGGTAAGCGACGCGGCGTTTCTTTTTGATGTGCTTGTTGAGTTGTTGACCCATAGATGAAGTAAGTGAGCGGTGTTTGTGCCCGAAAGGGCGCGCATTAGTCAAGCGTCGGTCTGAGAAGGTATTTTAGGGGCTTTCCTGCCCCTGCGGGGCACACGGGCCGGGTCGACCGCTCTCCCCACGCAAACTCGCGGCAAACTGGCGTCGGTTTTGCTCAATACCGGGCGAGGGTGGGGTCGATCTCGCGGGCCCAGGCGTCGATGCCGCCGGCGACATTGGTGACCTGCGTAAAGCCGTTGGCGCGCAGGAATTGGGTGACCCGCAGGCTCCGGCCGCCGTGGTGGCACTGGACGAGGATCAGGCGGTCCTTGGGCAGGGCCGCCAAGGCGGCCGGGACCTGGCCCATGGGGAGGTGTTGGCTGCCCGGAATGGCGCAGGTGGCAACCTCGCTGGCTTCGCGCACGTCGAGCAGCAGGGCGCCCTCGGCCTGCAGGCGGGCGGCGGTCGTGACATCGATTTCAAGGGGAGTGTCCATGGGGTGGAGAATCAAAGCGCCGGGCGGTTGAATGACAATCCCGTTAACCGCGGATCAGGGCTTGAACCGGGCCGGAGCAGCAGGCTTATAGGGCCTCATGTCTGATCGTTATGTCGTCATCATGGCCGGCGGCCGCGGGGAACGGTTCTGGCCTCAAAGCTGTGCCGCCACGCCCAAGCACCTGCTCCCGATTGTCGGGGACAAGTCGATGCTCGCGCAAACCGTGGAGCGGGTGGCGGGAATCGTCCCCCGGGAAAACATTTTCGTCATCACCACCCAGGCCCAGCTCACCGGCTGCCGCGGGGCCTGTCCGGATCTGCCGGCCGGCAATGTCGTGGCCGAGCCCATGGGCCGGGACACCGCGGCCGCGACCGGCCTGGCGATGCTGCTGGTCAAGCAGCGCAACCCGGGGGCGGCGTTCGCGATGCTGCCGGCCGACCACGTCATTCATGACGTGGCGGAGTATGCGACCCTGCTCCGGGTGGCCTTTGAATCGGCGGAGGCGGCCGACGTGCTCGTGACCCTCGGGATCAAGCAGACCGCGCCTGAGACCGGGTTTGGCTACATCCAGCAGGGTGGGGCGTGGAAAACGGTGGGCGGCCGGCCGGTGCTGGCGGTGAAGCGCTTTGTGGAAAAACCCGATCTGGCCACGGCGCAGGCCTACCTGGCCTCGGGCGAGTATTTCTGGAATGCCGGGATGTTTGTCTGGCGCGTGCCCGTCGTGGAGACGGCCTTCCGGGCCCACGCGGCTGCGCTGTATGTCGGTCTGACCAAGCTGGAGGTCGCGGCGCAGTCCGCCGGCGGCTGGGCGGCGGCGCTGGCGGAGGTTTACCCGTCCCTGCCCCGGATCTCGGTGGATTACGCGTTGATGGAGAAATCCACCAATGTGGTCGTCGTGCCCGCGACCTTTGACTGGGATGATGTCGGGGCCTGGCCGGCGATCGCCAAGCACTTCACGCCGGATGCCGCCGGCAACGTCCTGCGCGGGCTGGCGATGGTCGAAGGCGGCGCGAACAACATCATCGTGAGCGACGACGGGCACCTGACCGCCGTGGTCGGCGCGAGCGACCTGGTCGTGGTGTACACGGCGAATGCCACGCTGGTGTGTTCGAAGGAGAAGGCGCAGGAGATCAAGGCCCTGCTGAAGCGGCTGGGCGAGGATCCGCAGACAAAGAAGTTTTTGTGAACCGAATCCCAACGGCAGGGTAACCGCGAAGGGCACGAATGAACGCGAACGGAAAATTTATCATCGGGATTGATCGCTGTACCCTCGCGTCACTTCGCGCCCTTCGCGGTTAATTTTTCATGCACTGCCTCGGCATCGATTACGGGACGAAACGCGTCGGCCTGGCCCATGGGGACGAACTGGGGGTAGCCACGCCGCTGCCCGCGCTGGTGTATGCCGACGAGAAGGTGCGCTGGCAGAAGCTGGGTGAGGTGGTCCGGCAGCGCCGGATCACGGATTTGGTGCTGGGTTTCCCCTACAACATGGACGGCACGGTCGGATTCAAGGCGAAGGAGGTTGAGGCCTACGGCGCGAAGCTCCAGGCCGAGTTCGGTCTGCCGGTGCACTTCGTGGACGAGACGCTGACCAGCGCCGAGGCGGAATCCAGCATCGCGAAGAAGGACCGGCGGGGTGTGCGCGACTCGGGCCTGATCGACTCGCGGGCGGCGTGCCTGATCCTGCAGGACTGGCTGGACCAGAAATTCCCGCCGCCGATTCCGGAATAAGGCATTTCAGCGCCGCGCATGACACGGATGGACACGGATGGCTAAGGAATCTATCCGTGATCATCCGTGAAATCCGTGGCCCCAAAAATCAAACCGACCCGTTGGAAGTGCGTCGTCGCCTATGACGGGACGACGTTCCATGGCTGGCAGAGCCAGGAGGGCGGGAACACGGTGCAGGACCTGATCGAGCGGCAAATCAACACCATCTTCGGCCGGCCGATCCGGATCGAAGGCAGCGGGCGGACCGACTCGGGCGTGCATGCGCACGCGCAGGTGTTTCACTTTGATGCGCCCTGGGCGCATGGGGCGGAGAAGCT is from Lacunisphaera limnophila and encodes:
- a CDS encoding TPR end-of-group domain-containing protein, with the protein product MSRSPKPDPQFEIEFYEAVHRRCPAYTEVVGLLGGLYTKVGRIADGLKMDRKLVRLEPDNATAHYNLACSLALCKKRPAALQSLRKAVSLGYDDADWMLQDPDLEILKTDPEFRNLLGQLKPQS
- a CDS encoding Fur family transcriptional regulator, producing MSDVSAREKFQAYLTEQGHRVTNQRLAIFNAAMAQADHFTAEQLLDRARLIDDSVSRATVYRTLPLMTGSHVLREVDIGTGEKFYRPATQGGSSQVAQVVCVDCDKIFEISAPFMEWYGSTVSLKLGLKPITQRLQVSAQCIAFRGNGRCPNRTKK
- the priA gene encoding replication restart helicase PriA codes for the protein MIVGVQPLAGFDKLLHYKVPEHLRAEIHRGSLVRVPILNRPQVGLVLEADTIADVPVERLKNILEVMQDYPALTPDLLALAKWMHVYYAARMESVLEAMIPAAVRDGTRLKEERFLGLARPATPDELVALKKKAPQQARVAEFLAQQFQLVKKSLLLSRLGVTAAVVTALVKRGLVREEVRHVERVAYADNWSGGEVVTGLPPKLNPEQTAVVDSVGESLTKGKFAVHLLHGVTGSGKTEVYLRAVEQVLAAGGSAIYLVPEVALTPQTVSRLRGRFEAAGHQTVVWHSHLGEGERLDGWTALASGKARVVVGARSAIFAPVRDLRLIVVDEEHEPAYKQDETPRYHGRDVAVYRAKLAGATCLLGSATPSLESFANVKSGKYRLDVLTKRVDDKKMPDIQIVDMRIEVMRQRGLVTLSRLLVNHMQARFERREQTILFINRRGYSSSMQCRKCGHVEQCPHCSVAMTYHRADETLKCHLCGHQRGSPAVCPSCAAPDIRWRGLGTQRVEEAVRRVLPRARMERMDTDTMSKKHRFREILSEFRAGKIDVLIGTQMIGKGLDFPNVTLVGLVDADLSMHVPDFRANERTFQLLVQVAGRAGRGDRSGEVVVQTFTPKADAIQYAKRADFDGFAEVELGVRKQFQYPPYRHLIHHLFRGKNPEKIKFYAEHWVKQVEKALGSAVEMRGPTPSPIEKVKDEYRYQIWYFCARATKVVPELVRLQAEMKWPDDVTQILDVDAMSLM
- a CDS encoding UDP-N-acetylmuramate--L-alanine ligase, which produces MKIYFMGIGGTAMGNAALLARAAGHEVLGADTGVYPPMSTVLAAAGIEAHEGYDPVRLERLKPDLVVIGNAMSRGNPEVEWLLDTRALAFASLPALLADFVLKGRKNIVIAGTHGKTTTTALTAFLLRENGRDPGFLIGGVPQDPPVGNHLGAAADPFVIEGDEYDSAFFDKRSKFIHYAPHVAVLNNLEFDHADIFRDLADVQRTFLHLARIVPRNGWIVINGDDDNLRALGAFPWTRVIKVGTGEGNDVRITAFAESPAGVTFTLVWRDEEPQVVRWNQPGLFNARNAAMAAVAAALALFPDDPTQLKLDGLARFRGVKRRQELLVDTPRLKVIEDFGHHPTALAETITSLRARYPGLVLSAVFEPRSNTARTKVMQAGFTRALALADEVYIGAVSRAEKLKAEERFDVEAVLQHLEVQGVHAYTAETNAALKEKLTATIRGAAQPQLVVFFTNGSFDGIIGTFVAENRAPGNG
- a CDS encoding hybrid sensor histidine kinase/response regulator; its protein translation is MLQAQHLFLTFRGDAIILLTFVAIACWMLRRRLSQRGSGPCISCRFYFAALVLAVLGTVAAEWAGRSRMDSLRELFAGFGPTYAAELSQHGHDRINEATLADDPLYLEIINHQKTWLAANRTIADIYTYRQDAAGRIHLIVDSETDYDRDGKYDEDREARTPIGELYDEATPKFYQALAGETVFESEIMADRWGVWVSSFAPIYSPDGRIEAGVGIDYPAETWLKALGSIRALVLGITLVLVAILLASGAFISRLRAEIEERKEIQNRLEQASESAFAASAAKSEYLALMSHEVRTPLSAILGFASILADSELNPKQRRYVDTINRAGSGLLTLLNGILDYTKAESGAMKLEHIAWAPALLVHEVMELMSAHAAQKQLQLNFDNQLPETLTLFGDPTRIRQIVLNLLSNALKFTTQGSVTVRATWQPDPGTAQHGRLTLEVADTGVGIPADKIPLLFRAFSQADTSTTRHHGGTGLGLAISKRLSDLMGGTITLQSTVGQGTTFTFMFASDSADACGLGYKPAAGDTAPPVPLWTRALVVDDARLNRELLKVMLRRLGLEADLASGGPEAVKLAAANRYAIIFTDLEMPEVDGFATASQIRAEEAPGRHVPIVAVSALTAPGTREKCIGAGMDDYLIKPVYLPALKSTVEALLPGFRAAKPADPTVPVRDRPAA
- the rimO gene encoding 30S ribosomal protein S12 methylthiotransferase RimO; this translates as MIKVSLISLGCAKNLVDSEIMVGHLHEAGMTVIPEAEKADVVIVNTCSFIDSSKEESIGHILEVHQHKGMKKRRKEQKLIVAGCMSQRFSKDLSSELHDEVDAFIGLDQVTKVAPIIQEIYAKERGQGESKAAPANFIEGKSTYIPDYNTPRFRLTPAHFAYVKIAEGCNHPCTFCIIPQIRGRHRSRTVDSVVQEARRLVQEGVKELNLISQDTTFFGMDTWEQRPNPRTPVDSSRGTALTTLLRELNAIEGDFWIRLLYTHPAHWSDELIRTIAECPKVARYIDIPLQHISDHMLERMQRETSGDYIRNLIGRIRAGIPGIAVRTTFIVGFPGETDADVAELCTFIEETKFERLGVFRYSQEEGTRGAKMPDQILPKVKEARWHQLMSLQQRIAAEVSKSYVGRTLRVLVEEPGVARGEADAPDIDGRIYVSRDLTVGEFVDVKITGYHDYDLLALPKGQQPKEFKIAKQAQ
- a CDS encoding rhodanese-like domain-containing protein — its product is MDTPLEIDVTTAARLQAEGALLLDVREASEVATCAIPGSQHLPMGQVPAALAALPKDRLILVQCHHGGRSLRVTQFLRANGFTQVTNVAGGIDAWAREIDPTLARY
- a CDS encoding mannose-1-phosphate guanylyltransferase, translated to MSDRYVVIMAGGRGERFWPQSCAATPKHLLPIVGDKSMLAQTVERVAGIVPRENIFVITTQAQLTGCRGACPDLPAGNVVAEPMGRDTAAATGLAMLLVKQRNPGAAFAMLPADHVIHDVAEYATLLRVAFESAEAADVLVTLGIKQTAPETGFGYIQQGGAWKTVGGRPVLAVKRFVEKPDLATAQAYLASGEYFWNAGMFVWRVPVVETAFRAHAAALYVGLTKLEVAAQSAGGWAAALAEVYPSLPRISVDYALMEKSTNVVVVPATFDWDDVGAWPAIAKHFTPDAAGNVLRGLAMVEGGANNIIVSDDGHLTAVVGASDLVVVYTANATLVCSKEKAQEIKALLKRLGEDPQTKKFL
- the ruvX gene encoding Holliday junction resolvase RuvX: MHCLGIDYGTKRVGLAHGDELGVATPLPALVYADEKVRWQKLGEVVRQRRITDLVLGFPYNMDGTVGFKAKEVEAYGAKLQAEFGLPVHFVDETLTSAEAESSIAKKDRRGVRDSGLIDSRAACLILQDWLDQKFPPPIPE